In Streptococcus parauberis NCFD 2020, the sequence GGCAGAGGATGTCATCAAAATCCTCAATTACCAACTCTCCCAAGAAGGCTTTACACTGGCAGGTTCTACTGGTAGTTTAGCTGTTGCGGAACGTGAGTCAGGCTTTGACCCTAAAGCTAGAAATACTGGCGGTGGGGTAGCTGGTTACTTCCAATGGTCAGGTTGGTCTAATACCGTAAACGGAGACCGCTGGGCACAAGCTTCAAGCCGAACACTTGATGCGGATGTTGAGCTTCAACTCATGTCAACCGAGTTAAACGGTGCCTACAAAAAAGTCAAAACAGAGATGCAGAAAGCAACTGACCCTGGAGATGCTGCTTTGTATTGGTCAGAACATTATGAAGGTGTGGCGCTGTCAGACGGTCAGACCAAGGCAGAAAAGCTCCAAACGGACGCCGACAAGTGGTTTAAGGTTTTCGATGGAACAATCACCTCAGACTCTTCTGTCGCTTTCTCAGACGATACAGGGCTTGTTTCTGGCACACTGACTTCTACCTTTGACTTGCCACCAGAATACCTTGGAAAACTCAAATACGGGGTTCCTAGTGAGAACACTGTCACGACTCAAGGAAACAATACCTATCCTGCTGGACAATGTACCTGGTATGTTTGTAATAGACTGATTGAGACAGGCATCTGTACCAACTCGGCCATTTATAACTACAATGGTAACGGGCAAGATTGGGTGGATAGCCTTGTCTCTCGTGGCTGGAAACAAGTATCAGAACCACAAGTTGGCGCTGTCATGTCCGTTCAAGGTGGATATGGAGGCACCTATGCAGAATACGGTCACGTGGCATTTGTCGAAGCCGTCAACCAAGACGGAACCTTCCTCATCTCCGAATGTAATGTCGGTGGTGTTCAAAACAAACCACACTATGCTGTGCTCACCAATCAAAGCTATTACAGCTTTGCGGTTGCACAATAGCTTTTACGAATTTTTACGATTCTTTATAGTTTTTGCGATTATGATTTAAGATTTGTTTAGGGTGACTCAGCTATACTGTATCCATCCTAAATAACTTTTCTTTTTCATAATCTCCTTGGAAGCAAGCTCATAAATGGGCTTGTTTTCGTTTTTATTAAATACTACATATCGGAGGAAATGACCATGCAAGTTATTTTAGCAGAAGAACAAACTCTTGAAATCCAACACATGATTGGAGAGTTAATCAAATCCGAAGTTAAAAATGCAAGAGAATCAGTTGGTGCTGACTCTCCTTTTTTAAATAAACGACAAGCCTGTGATTATTTAGGGATTTCTAATAACACTCTTGACCTATGGATTTCTATGGGCTTACCATATATCAAAATTGGTAAATCCATACGATTCAATAAGGAAAGCGTTAATCATTGGATGGCAAGACTTGAAATCTCTGCCTAGAAAGGAATAGCGATGTCGATAAAGAAAACTAAAAATGGTACCTATCAGCTTAGGGTTTATATTCCAGAAGACACCCAAGCAAAACTTGGACTAGGTAAGTTATATGAGAAACGATTTAAGACAAGACGTGAGGCTAAAGAAGCTGAATTAAAGCTATCTGTAGATATTGAGAAAGCTAGACACAATAAACACTTTCAACAACCTCTCAAAAAAGAAGATATTCTCTTTTCTCATTTCTATGAGGAGGTCTGGCTTGAGCCCTATAAAGCCGGGCAAACAACTAATACGAATAAGCCTCCTACAGCAGCAACAATCTTTCAAACCGAAAATCTCTTTAGACTACATATCTTACCTATTCTAGGTAAATACTCTTTGAGTCATCTCAACGAAAACAAACAACTGGTTCTGTCATTACTGACACCGAAAGCAAATAGCTATGCAAATTTCAAGGCTCTCCGTGGATACATTAACTCTGTTTTTGACTGGGCGGAAGAGCTGGAATACATCCCAGTCAACCGACTACACAAAACGATTAGTCGCATTAAGGCAACTAAAAAACAAATACTAAAAGAGAGTAAACGTGAAGAAGACTTAGCGTTAGATGAAGATGAATTGCGCTTTTGGTTGCAGGCCTTTGACGATGATTTAGAAAAAGGTCTTTTAGAATTCAAGGATTATGTCCTATTCTATACTACTTTTTTTCTGTCCGATAGAAAGTCTGAATCTTATGCTCTTCAATGGAAGCATATAAACTTCAAAAACAAAGAAATCCTAATCGAAAATGCCTTAGACCGCTTTGGAAATGTGAAAGCAACAAAGGGAGGCAAGCGCACATTATTCAATGCTCCTACTGAACTGATGGAATTATTGCAAAAATGGAAAGATTTGCAACGGGAAGAACTAAAACAATTTGGCATCAAGCAAACAAAGAAACAGTTTGTATTTACCTACAATGATAGACAAAACAATATAAACGTTGTCTTGCATATTGATTACCTCAATTATCGCATGAACTCTATTAAAAGACGACATCCTGAATTAGCTCCTGCAACGCCACATAAACTTAGGCATACTGGAGCCACACTAGCCAAAAAAGCAGGTCGCTCACTAGAAGAGATTTCGGAGGCATTGACTCATAGCGACCAGTCAATTACAAAAACTTATATCAATATCACGAGTACCGTTTCCCAGACAGCTGGAGAGACTGCATATAGGTACCTCAAAAAGTAATGGTGGGAATATGGTGGAAATTTTGGTGGAAACTTTTGATTTTCGAGTAAAAAAAGACACCCAAGATAAAAATCTTGAATGTCTTGAAACGTTGATATATCGCTGATAATTAACGTTTTGAGAATTGTGATGCTTTACGGGCTTTTTTAAGACCTGGTTTTTTACGTTCAACCATACGTGCGTCACGTGTAAGAAGTCCAGCGCGTTTCAATGAATCGCGGAAGTCTGGGTCTACTTGTAGCAATGCGCGAGCGATACCATGACGGATAGCTCCTGATTGTCCACCGTATCCACCACCTACAACGTTAACCATAACGTCGTATGAACCTTCTGTAGAAGTTACTGCGAAAGGTTGGTTGATAACAAGACGTAAGTCTGCGTGTGGGATGTATTCTTCAACATCTTTTTTGTTAACAGTGATTTTACCAGTACCTGGAACCAAACGTACGCGTGCAACAGCGTTTTTACGACGGCCAGTACCTAAATATTGTGCTTGTGCCATTATTTAATGCTCCTTTCCTCTTAGATAAGTCCTGAAATGTCAAGTACTTCTGGTTGTTGTGCAGCATGTGTATGCTCAGCTCCAACGAATACTTTCAATTTCATGCCTTGCGCGCGTCCAAGAGTGTTATGTGGAAGCATGCCTTTAACAGATTTTTCAATCAAACGTACAGCATTTTTAGAACGTAGTTCACCTGCTGAGATTTGTTTCAAACCACCTGGGTACATTGAGTGAGTGTAGTAGATTTTATCAGTTGCTTTTTTACCAGTTAATTTGATTTTTTCAGCATTGATAACAATTACAAAATCACCTGTATCAGTGTGAGGTGTGAAAGTTGGTTTGTTTTTTCCGCGAAGTACGCTAGCAACTACTGCAGAAAGACGTCCAAGTGGCACATCAGTTGCGTCAACAACGTACCATTTGCGTTCAACTTGGCCAGTTTTAGCCATAAAAGTTGTTTTGTTCATGATTTCTCCTATACGAATTCGTAATATTTGTTTACAGGGGTGATGGGTGTTCCGTCCCATCGAAGGTATTTGGAAGGTTCCGGGGCCTCTCAAATGGGGTAAACAATACCGCCTACTATAATATCAAAAATACTTGCCACTAGCAAGTACTTTTTCTCTTTTATTTTTCTTTTTTTCCTGACCAAAAACTTATTCTGATTAGCGTTTTTCCTGACCAAAAACAAAGGCTGCCAAGGTATTTGGCCCAACGTGAGCAGCAATAACTGGACCTAGCGGCATG encodes:
- a CDS encoding helix-turn-helix domain-containing protein, translating into MQVILAEEQTLEIQHMIGELIKSEVKNARESVGADSPFLNKRQACDYLGISNNTLDLWISMGLPYIKIGKSIRFNKESVNHWMARLEISA
- a CDS encoding tyrosine-type recombinase/integrase; translation: MSIKKTKNGTYQLRVYIPEDTQAKLGLGKLYEKRFKTRREAKEAELKLSVDIEKARHNKHFQQPLKKEDILFSHFYEEVWLEPYKAGQTTNTNKPPTAATIFQTENLFRLHILPILGKYSLSHLNENKQLVLSLLTPKANSYANFKALRGYINSVFDWAEELEYIPVNRLHKTISRIKATKKQILKESKREEDLALDEDELRFWLQAFDDDLEKGLLEFKDYVLFYTTFFLSDRKSESYALQWKHINFKNKEILIENALDRFGNVKATKGGKRTLFNAPTELMELLQKWKDLQREELKQFGIKQTKKQFVFTYNDRQNNINVVLHIDYLNYRMNSIKRRHPELAPATPHKLRHTGATLAKKAGRSLEEISEALTHSDQSITKTYINITSTVSQTAGETAYRYLKK
- a CDS encoding phage tail tip lysozyme translates to MKKIFKLCLLSSLLLPLLLVIICAAAIAGDSTNSSNNGSSTGKRTTLTAKEVAQKASITEERAEDVIKILNYQLSQEGFTLAGSTGSLAVAERESGFDPKARNTGGGVAGYFQWSGWSNTVNGDRWAQASSRTLDADVELQLMSTELNGAYKKVKTEMQKATDPGDAALYWSEHYEGVALSDGQTKAEKLQTDADKWFKVFDGTITSDSSVAFSDDTGLVSGTLTSTFDLPPEYLGKLKYGVPSENTVTTQGNNTYPAGQCTWYVCNRLIETGICTNSAIYNYNGNGQDWVDSLVSRGWKQVSEPQVGAVMSVQGGYGGTYAEYGHVAFVEAVNQDGTFLISECNVGGVQNKPHYAVLTNQSYYSFAVAQ
- the rpsI gene encoding 30S ribosomal protein S9, with the protein product MAQAQYLGTGRRKNAVARVRLVPGTGKITVNKKDVEEYIPHADLRLVINQPFAVTSTEGSYDVMVNVVGGGYGGQSGAIRHGIARALLQVDPDFRDSLKRAGLLTRDARMVERKKPGLKKARKASQFSKR
- the rplM gene encoding 50S ribosomal protein L13, with translation MNKTTFMAKTGQVERKWYVVDATDVPLGRLSAVVASVLRGKNKPTFTPHTDTGDFVIVINAEKIKLTGKKATDKIYYTHSMYPGGLKQISAGELRSKNAVRLIEKSVKGMLPHNTLGRAQGMKLKVFVGAEHTHAAQQPEVLDISGLI